In Cryptomeria japonica chromosome 10, Sugi_1.0, whole genome shotgun sequence, a genomic segment contains:
- the LOC131061731 gene encoding laccase-12 — translation MLIMSKWDSGSFLLLLATFIGLFNNLARANVHHYTFVIERTPITRLCQTHNKITVNGQYPGPTLHVRNGDTLIVKTYNRAQYNATIHWHGVRQLGTAWADGTGYITQCPIQPHGRFTYRFTIVGQEGTLWWHAHVSWLRATVHGALVIYPKRGSPYPFPQPYAEIPLVLGDWWNSDPEVVVRQAIISGGAPNISDAFTINGQPGDLYPCSTSGTFNMSVKQGKTYLLRIVNAALNSHLFFKIASHNLTVVAADASYTKPYTTDVMFITPGQSTDVLLTANQPVGRYYIAASVYTTQPVGYFDNTTTTAIINYEGSKSSATPILPQLPVYNDTATVTVFSRALRSLASPEHPIDVPQTIDKSIVTTVGLNLLPCPLPPGMNCSGPNNTRIAASMNNISFVLPDIAILQAYYFGINGIFTIDFPSNPPLVFNYTGDNIPKTIWAPTFGTKIKVFNYNDTVQVVYQGTNIFQADDHPMHLHGYDFFVVGQGFGNYNDQTDPLNFNLVDPPLRNTLGVPLSGWAAIRFKADNPGAWFLHCHFDDHLTWGLNTVFVVNNGPSYSSSLEPPPPDLPRC, via the exons ATGTTGATAATGTCGAAGTGGGATTCAGGAAGTTTTCTACTGTTGCTCGCTACattcattggccttttcaacaatctGGCGAGGGCAAACGTTCATCACTATACATTCGTT ATTGAACGGACGCCTATTACTAGGCTATGCCAGACACATAACAAAATCACAGTGAATGGACAGTATCCTGGTCCTACTCTGCATGTACGCAATGGTGATACTCTTATCGTTAAAACTTATAACAGAGCCCAGTATAATGCCACCATCCACTG GCATGGAGTTAGACAGCTTGGCACAGCGTGGGCTGATGGAACTGGGTATATTACTCAGTGTCCCATTCAGCCACATGGGCGTTTTACATACAGATTCACCATTGTTGGACAGGAAGGAACCTTGTGGTGGCATGCCCATGTCTCATGGCTACGTGCAACAGTTCATGGAGCACTAGTCATATATCCCAAAAGGGGAAGTCCTTATCCCTTTCCACAACCCTATGCCGAGATTCCTCTTGTGCTAG GTGACTGGTGGAATAGCGATCCTGAAGTTGTTGTAAGGCAAGCAATTATATCAGGTGGTGCACCAAATATATCTGATGCATTTACCATCAATGGGCAGCCAGGAGACCTGTATCCTTGCTCGACATCAG GAACATTCAACATGTCTGTAAAACAGGGAAAAACTTACCTTCTACGGATTGTGAATGCTGCACTCAATAGCCACCTATTTTTCAAGATAGCATCACACAATCTCACAGTCGTTGCTGCAGACGCTTCCTACACAAAGCCATACACAACAGATGTTATGTTTATAACACCAGGCCAGAGTACAGATGTTCTCCTCACAGCCAATCAACCAGTAGGTAGATACTACATAGCTGCCAGTGTATACACCACACAACCAGTAGGCTACTTTGATAATACCACCACAACTGCCATTATAAACTATGAGGGCTCTAAGTCATCTGCCACTCCAATCCTCCCACAGCTGCCAGTATACAACGATACGGCCACTGTGACTGTATTTAGCCGAGCATTACGAAGCCTAGCTTCACCAGAGCACCCGATAGATGTTCCACAGACTATAGACAAGAGCATTGTGACAACCGTAGGGCTGAATTTGCTTCCATGCCCACTCCCACCTGGTATGAATTGTAGCGGGCCTAATAACACTAGAATAGCTGCCAGCATGAACAATATCTCTTTTGTTCTGCCTGATATTGCCATCTTGCAAGCTTATTATTTTGGCATCAATGGCATCTTTACTATAGATTTCCCTTCAAATCCCCCACTTGTGTTCAACTATACTGGGGATAATATCCCTAAAACTATCTGGGCACCAACTTTTGGCACAAAAATAAAAGTGTTCAATTATAATGATACAGTTCAGGTTGTGTACCAGGGAACAAATATCTTCCAGGCAGATGACCATCCGATGCATCTTCATGGTTATGATTTTTTTGTGGTGGGACAGGGTTTTGGAAACTATAATGATCAAACAGACCCGCTCAATTTCAATTTGGTTGATCCGCCACTAAGGAATACTCTTGGGGTGCCTCTGAGTGGCTGGGCTGCAATCAGATTTAAAGCTGACAACCCAG GTGCTTGGTTTTTGCATTGTCATTTTGATGATCATTTGACATGGGGTTTGAATACGGTGTTTGTGGTGAACAATGGCCCAAGTTACTCGTCAAGTTTGGAGCCACCTCCTCCTGATCTTCCAAGATGCTAG